A stretch of DNA from Brachyspira pilosicoli:
GTCTCCAAGTACAGACCCAACTTCTGCTGATTGGCGTTCTGATTTATTGTTAGACCAATACCAAAGGTTAAGCAAACATATTACAGTTGAATATATTAATCCAATAGAAAAACCTTCTGCTAAAAGCAAATATCAAATGACTCAGGTTGGCGAGATAATTTTTAGTTATGGTCAAAGTAAGCAGGTGAGGGTATATAGAAAAGATTTAACTACTCAATCTAAAGTTACTTCAGAGCCTTTATTTGTTGGTGAAGAAAAATTTACTCAAGCTATATACACTTTATTAGAACAAGAGTCTTATGTTGTTTATTTTACTGTTGGTCATGGAGAGAGACAATTACAAGACAGAGGAGGCGAGGGATTATCTTATGTTAAAACTTATTTGGAAAACGAAAATTATAAGGTAAGAGATTTAAACATTATATTAGAAAATATTCCAACAGATGCTTCTTTAATTGTAATAGCTTCTCCTGTTGAAACATTCAGCGATTTTGAAATTGAAAAATTAGATAATTACATAAAGACAGGCGGTAAATTACTTGTACTTTATGACAGCTTTATGGATAGAAGTAATTTTAATTCTAATTTAGATGTATTTTTATCTGATTGGGGATTTAAAACTAAAAATGATTATATAATAGATCCAGTATCAAGTGTGGTTATACCTGTTAATGTTGTGCCTCAATATACATCTCACCCTATAACTCAAACTTTAAAAGAGGGCAATGTGTTTGCTTGTTTGGTTGTAGCAAGAAGTGTTTTATCTGGAGAAAGTAAATATAGCGGAAGTTTTGAGAATATAATCACCACTTCTCCTCAGGGTTATGGCAAGGAAGAGGCTACTTTTGATTTATCTCGTGCAAGATTTAACCCAAGAACTGATATTGCAGGACCTGTACCTTTGGCTATTGCTGGAACTTATGACATAGAGGGAAGAGATGTGCCTGCAAGAATTGTTGTGTTTGGAGATGCTACTTTTGCTCTAAATGCATATATTAATCCTGATCAGGGTCAATCTGTGGACGTTGCTTTTGCTGGAAATAAAGATTTATTTATGAATACTATTGCTTATCTATTAGAGGCAAGACAAAAAATAACTATAAGGCCAAAAGAGGCAAGTATCAAAAATCTTACTCTTACAACAACACAAACTAATTTTATTAGATATGTTGCTCAAATTGGGTTGCCTTGTTTGTTTGGTATATTAGGTATTCTTATATGGTTCTTAAGAAGAAGATAAATCTAAAAGGCTGTAATTAATATAATATGTATAATATAAAAACATTATATAAAAAATATTCATATTATATTAATTATGCATTATTAGTATTTATAAATGGGATTGCAAGTGTATTAAATTATGTTTCTTCAATTTATGTAAATAGAAGTTTATCAATATCAGATTTTGCTTATTATAACGGTATTATTAATATATATTCTATAATAGTTTTAACAGTATTAAGTTTTAGTTATTATATAATGCATAATTATAAAGAT
This window harbors:
- a CDS encoding GldG family protein, whose amino-acid sequence is MSNKKFNLKIATIASWVLLFFAWIFFYAVTQRPTAVFWVVLAITLILTTITVVIEKNNIISLLKTRFVHKAFFGILSLIIILAILVGLYIISINFPIRFDLTQNKSYTVSQQTMDVISRIDSPLSIVVLRSPSTDPTSADWRSDLLLDQYQRLSKHITVEYINPIEKPSAKSKYQMTQVGEIIFSYGQSKQVRVYRKDLTTQSKVTSEPLFVGEEKFTQAIYTLLEQESYVVYFTVGHGERQLQDRGGEGLSYVKTYLENENYKVRDLNIILENIPTDASLIVIASPVETFSDFEIEKLDNYIKTGGKLLVLYDSFMDRSNFNSNLDVFLSDWGFKTKNDYIIDPVSSVVIPVNVVPQYTSHPITQTLKEGNVFACLVVARSVLSGESKYSGSFENIITTSPQGYGKEEATFDLSRARFNPRTDIAGPVPLAIAGTYDIEGRDVPARIVVFGDATFALNAYINPDQGQSVDVAFAGNKDLFMNTIAYLLEARQKITIRPKEASIKNLTLTTTQTNFIRYVAQIGLPCLFGILGILIWFLRRR